The proteins below come from a single Asterias rubens chromosome 9, eAstRub1.3, whole genome shotgun sequence genomic window:
- the LOC117295184 gene encoding mixed lineage kinase domain-like protein isoform X1, whose protein sequence is MEFVEPASMVLTVILEIHNIVSKVQSFKHRSQTLAKRITNLEPAIKKLVNSENNAIVGSGARDEQGLKLFSQALGDLLKLVQGIRDFLGTLTEKSFLRKLRHANKIGNQFDEFSGQLDALVKAVHFILHVETREVSFDRLKEDREDHEKDLQHLLDITEKLEDLQLGLEVITAKVNEIKRKLSAKPGNCFDQEHDGGPKEIDSSRLENRELLTKGFMGTVYKASYKKETVALKVCPEGANLNKGVLLQEVKNLIRLSSIHVVRIWGVSTTIEPMIVMEYMERGNLRHVLDNTDASLLPCHKRIQMALDGALGLYCIHHMDRAMLHLDLSSHRFLVNAKWEVKISDVGMAKTYTSIRRRTKLRRPTSNMNYVSPEHIKDVNLAPNEPMEVYSYGIIMWEIATGLQPYEGQNDLEVTTFVMQKGKLAFPSFVTNEGLKQLIDKCQSFGPLDRPTSSEIVDTLKGLRSALCKSNGVTWV, encoded by the exons ATGGAGTTCGTCGAGCCAGCTAGTATGGTCCTTACTGTGATCCTCGAGATACACAACATTGTTAGTAAAGTACAGTCCTTTAAGCATCGTAGCCAGACTCTTGCTAAGAGGATCACAAACTTAGAACCAGCCATCAAGAAACTCGTCAACAGTGAGAACAATGCAATTGTGGGCAGTGGTGCTCGCGATGAACAGGGACTGAAGTTGTTCAGTCAAGCACTGGGGGATCTCCTAAAACTTGTACAGGGTATTCGAGACTTCCTCGGCACATTGACAGAGAAATCTTTCTTACGGAAATTACGGCATGCAAACAAGATTGGCAACCAATTCGACGAATTCAGCGGGCAGCTGGATGCCCTCGTGAAAGCTGTTCATTTTATATTACACGTGGAAACGAGAGAGGTGTCGTTCGATCGACTTAAAGAAGATAGAGAAGACCATGAGAAAGATCTGCAACATCTTCTTGACATCACTGAAAAACTAGAAGATCTACAATTGG GTCTAGAAGTAATCACTGCAAAGGTCAATGAAATAAAGAGAAAGCTGTCTGCAAAACCGG GCAACTGTTTTGACCAGGAACATGATGGTGGACCCAAAGAAATCGACTCAAGTCGGCTAGAAAACAGAGAATTGTTAACTAAAGGGTTTATGGGAACAGTCTACAAGGCTTCGTATAAGAAGGAAACGGTCGCCCTGAAAGTTTGTCCAGAAGG AGCGAATTTGAATAAAGGCGTTCTCCTTCAAGAAGTAAAGAATCTGATTCGCCTCAGTTCCATTCATGTTGTTCGGATTTGGGGTGTATCTACCACAATAG AGCCTATGATCGTTATGGAGTATATGGAGCGGGGCAACCTTCGTCATGTCCTAGACAACACCGACGCAAGTCTGCTTCCGTGTCATAAGCGCATTCAGATGGCTCTGGATGGCGCCCTCGGACTTTATTGCATCCATCACATGGATCGAGCCATGCTCCACCTCGACCTATCAAGCCATAGGTTTCTCGTCAATGCTAAGTGGGAAGTGAAG ATTTCTGATGTGGGGATGGCCAAAACTTACACGTCGATCCGGAGACGGACGAAGCTGAGACGTCCCACCTCAAACATGAACTACGTTAGCCCTGAGCACATAAAGGATGTAAACCTTGCCCCAAATGAGCCCATGGAGGTGTACAG ttatgGAATTATAATGTGGGAAATAGCCACTGGACTCCAACCATACGAAG GGCAAAATGATTTAGAAGTTACGACATTTGTTATGCAGAAGGGAAAACTGGCCTTTCCTTCATTTGTGACAAATGAAGGACTTAAACAACTGATTGATAAATGTCAGAGCTTTGGCCCTCTGGACCGACCGACATCTAGTG AGATCGTGGACACCCTTAAAGGCTTGAGAA GTGCCCTCTGCAAATCCAATGGTGTAACATGGGTGTAA
- the LOC117295184 gene encoding mixed lineage kinase domain-like protein isoform X2, with the protein MEFVEPASMVLTVILEIHNIVSKVQSFKHRSQTLAKRITNLEPAIKKLVNSENNAIVGSGARDEQGLKLFSQALGDLLKLVQGIRDFLGTLTEKSFLRKLRHANKIGNQFDEFSGQLDALVKAVHFILHVETREVSFDRLKEDREDHEKDLQHLLDITEKLEDLQLGLEVITAKVNEIKRKLSAKPGNCFDQEHDGGPKEIDSSRLENRELLTKGFMGTVYKASYKKETVALKVCPEGANLNKGVLLQEVKNLIRLSSIHVVRIWGVSTTIEPMIVMEYMERGNLRHVLDNTDASLLPCHKRIQMALDGALGLYCIHHMDRAMLHLDLSSHRFLVNAKWEVKISDVGMAKTYTSIRRRTKLRRPTSNMNYVSPEHIKDVNLAPNEPMEVYSYGIIMWEIATGLQPYEGKS; encoded by the exons ATGGAGTTCGTCGAGCCAGCTAGTATGGTCCTTACTGTGATCCTCGAGATACACAACATTGTTAGTAAAGTACAGTCCTTTAAGCATCGTAGCCAGACTCTTGCTAAGAGGATCACAAACTTAGAACCAGCCATCAAGAAACTCGTCAACAGTGAGAACAATGCAATTGTGGGCAGTGGTGCTCGCGATGAACAGGGACTGAAGTTGTTCAGTCAAGCACTGGGGGATCTCCTAAAACTTGTACAGGGTATTCGAGACTTCCTCGGCACATTGACAGAGAAATCTTTCTTACGGAAATTACGGCATGCAAACAAGATTGGCAACCAATTCGACGAATTCAGCGGGCAGCTGGATGCCCTCGTGAAAGCTGTTCATTTTATATTACACGTGGAAACGAGAGAGGTGTCGTTCGATCGACTTAAAGAAGATAGAGAAGACCATGAGAAAGATCTGCAACATCTTCTTGACATCACTGAAAAACTAGAAGATCTACAATTGG GTCTAGAAGTAATCACTGCAAAGGTCAATGAAATAAAGAGAAAGCTGTCTGCAAAACCGG GCAACTGTTTTGACCAGGAACATGATGGTGGACCCAAAGAAATCGACTCAAGTCGGCTAGAAAACAGAGAATTGTTAACTAAAGGGTTTATGGGAACAGTCTACAAGGCTTCGTATAAGAAGGAAACGGTCGCCCTGAAAGTTTGTCCAGAAGG AGCGAATTTGAATAAAGGCGTTCTCCTTCAAGAAGTAAAGAATCTGATTCGCCTCAGTTCCATTCATGTTGTTCGGATTTGGGGTGTATCTACCACAATAG AGCCTATGATCGTTATGGAGTATATGGAGCGGGGCAACCTTCGTCATGTCCTAGACAACACCGACGCAAGTCTGCTTCCGTGTCATAAGCGCATTCAGATGGCTCTGGATGGCGCCCTCGGACTTTATTGCATCCATCACATGGATCGAGCCATGCTCCACCTCGACCTATCAAGCCATAGGTTTCTCGTCAATGCTAAGTGGGAAGTGAAG ATTTCTGATGTGGGGATGGCCAAAACTTACACGTCGATCCGGAGACGGACGAAGCTGAGACGTCCCACCTCAAACATGAACTACGTTAGCCCTGAGCACATAAAGGATGTAAACCTTGCCCCAAATGAGCCCATGGAGGTGTACAG ttatgGAATTATAATGTGGGAAATAGCCACTGGACTCCAACCATACGAAGGTAAATCATGA